One segment of bacterium DNA contains the following:
- a CDS encoding HAD-IA family hydrolase → MASAVRALLLDLGGVILTKGWGHISRQKAAKKFGYDYEESNERHEFALPIYEVGDLTLDEYLDMTVFYCKRDFTRDEYKDFMFAESEPMPDMMHLFSCLKTKYGLKAVMVSNEGRELQVHRIHKFDLESLFDMFVVSSFVGLRKPDPAIYRIALDQMLVPKEEVVYIDDTPVLAEVGRKLGIPTILHTDYESTVNALADMGLSLQ, encoded by the coding sequence ATGGCGTCGGCAGTGAGGGCACTTCTTCTGGATTTGGGCGGGGTCATACTCACAAAGGGGTGGGGACACATATCCCGCCAGAAAGCCGCCAAAAAGTTTGGCTACGATTATGAAGAATCAAATGAGCGGCACGAGTTCGCACTGCCAATATACGAGGTCGGCGACCTGACACTCGACGAGTACCTCGACATGACCGTCTTCTATTGCAAACGGGATTTCACGCGTGATGAATATAAAGATTTCATGTTCGCCGAGTCCGAACCGATGCCCGATATGATGCACTTGTTTTCCTGCCTCAAGACCAAATACGGCCTAAAGGCAGTCATGGTCAGCAATGAAGGGCGGGAACTTCAAGTGCACCGAATTCACAAATTCGATCTGGAGTCGCTTTTCGATATGTTCGTTGTATCGAGCTTCGTAGGTCTGAGAAAACCCGACCCTGCAATATACCGCATTGCGCTGGACCAGATGCTTGTGCCCAAAGAAGAAGTGGTCTATATCGATGACACTCCGGTGCTGGCGGAAGTCGGCAGGAAGCTGGGAATACCGACAATACTCCACACCGACTACGAGTCCACAGTGAATGCACTGGCAGATATGGGACTGTCATTACAATAA
- a CDS encoding RpiB/LacA/LacB family sugar-phosphate isomerase yields the protein MRIGVAADHGGFDLKEQIIKDLRDAGYDVRDYGNTILSPGDDYPDYIVPMANAVASGEVERGIAICGSGVGASVAASKIHGVRAALITDAFSAHQGVEDDDMNVICLGGRVMGYSLAWDLVQEFLNAHFKGEERFKRRLAKVAAIETCRHEEHREVA from the coding sequence ATGCGCATCGGTGTAGCTGCCGACCATGGCGGATTCGATCTGAAAGAGCAGATCATCAAGGATTTGCGCGACGCAGGTTATGATGTTCGCGACTACGGAAATACTATCCTTTCTCCGGGAGACGATTACCCGGACTATATAGTCCCCATGGCAAACGCCGTAGCCTCAGGAGAAGTCGAGCGCGGCATAGCCATCTGCGGAAGCGGAGTTGGGGCATCTGTTGCGGCCAGCAAGATACATGGAGTGCGCGCGGCGCTGATTACGGACGCATTCTCCGCCCACCAGGGCGTCGAGGATGATGATATGAACGTTATTTGCCTTGGCGGAAGGGTAATGGGCTACTCGCTGGCATGGGATTTGGTTCAGGAGTTTCTGAATGCGCATTTCAAGGGTGAAGAACGTTTCAAGCGCAGATTGGCTAAGGTCGCCGCGATAGAGACCTGCCGGCATGAAGAGCACAGAGAGGTGGCGTAA
- a CDS encoding phosphoketolase family protein, whose protein sequence is MSKISEDRIQQLNTYWRAANYLGAAQIYLRKNTLLKEPLKPEHIKPRLLGHWGTQPGLNIVYAHLDRLIQDTDANILLVVGPGHGGPGILASLFLEHTMTDYYPEISYNAAGIDQLIRRFSWPYGAPSHLVPQTPGVINIGGELGYSLLHAYGAAMDNPDLIVACVVGDGEAETGPAAASWMSNKFLNPVTSGAVLPILDLNGYKLSAPTIYARTSNEDLEKLFSGLGYQVRVVEGDDPFAVHTSLWETLDWAYDQIKNIQQEARSGKDVGVPRWPMIALRTPKGWGCPKTLDGKPLENTFHAHQVPITDPATNPDHLDLLENWLRNYRPEDLFDKDGVPIPEATKICPKGDKRMGANPHANGGKLRVPLKLPEFSNYAVDVSAPGQVKAEATRTLGKYVRDIFKANAGANNFRMFSPDESTSNRMASVFDVTERAWMQPIIESDEYLARDGRVIEILSEHCCQGWLESYLKTGRYGIFNCYEAFIPIVESMMNQHAKWLKDASETPWRAPIASLNYLLTSHVWRQDHNGYSHQVPSFISNVATKRGSMARIYLPPDANSLLAVMDNCFNSLGMINLVVSCKQPELQWLDIDEAKDHCEKGIGIWDWASNDQGEPDIVLAAAGDIPTTEILAAAWLLGQEVPDMKVRVVNVVDLFTLMTHNEHPHGLDDHEFNRIFTSDKPVIFSFHGYPSLVHELIHRHANPHRFHVHGYIEEGRTTTPFDMLVLNENDRYHLAIDAIQRVPRFRHKAGTAVSRFNSELNKHKSYIYENDEDMPEITDWKWSDERPKPVAAAVKHTAGGESDENTGSEHVQSI, encoded by the coding sequence ATGAGTAAGATCAGCGAAGACCGAATACAGCAGCTCAACACCTACTGGCGCGCCGCGAACTATCTCGGGGCGGCGCAAATTTACCTGCGCAAGAATACCTTGCTCAAGGAACCGTTGAAACCTGAACATATCAAGCCGCGCTTACTGGGTCACTGGGGCACACAGCCCGGCCTCAATATCGTCTATGCACATCTGGACCGCCTGATACAGGACACAGACGCAAACATATTGCTCGTCGTGGGACCAGGTCATGGCGGACCAGGAATTCTGGCCAGTCTGTTCCTCGAACACACAATGACCGACTACTATCCCGAGATAAGTTATAATGCCGCAGGAATAGACCAGTTGATCCGGCGCTTTTCGTGGCCATACGGCGCTCCGAGCCATCTGGTTCCACAGACACCTGGGGTCATAAACATCGGCGGCGAGTTGGGGTATTCGCTGCTGCACGCATACGGCGCGGCGATGGACAACCCTGATCTCATTGTGGCGTGCGTTGTCGGCGACGGAGAAGCTGAAACAGGACCGGCTGCGGCCTCATGGATGTCTAATAAGTTCTTGAACCCGGTCACATCGGGAGCCGTCCTGCCGATATTGGACCTGAACGGCTACAAACTCTCCGCGCCCACCATATATGCCAGAACGAGCAATGAGGATTTGGAGAAATTGTTCTCAGGGTTGGGCTACCAGGTGCGAGTTGTCGAAGGCGACGACCCGTTTGCCGTTCACACGTCGCTGTGGGAAACGTTGGATTGGGCATATGACCAGATCAAAAATATTCAGCAAGAAGCGCGCAGCGGCAAGGACGTAGGTGTTCCTCGCTGGCCGATGATCGCACTTCGCACACCCAAGGGCTGGGGATGTCCGAAGACGTTGGACGGCAAGCCTCTCGAAAACACTTTCCATGCTCACCAGGTCCCTATCACCGATCCGGCAACCAACCCTGACCATCTGGACCTTCTGGAAAACTGGCTGCGCAATTACAGGCCGGAAGACCTTTTCGACAAGGATGGTGTTCCGATCCCCGAGGCGACCAAAATCTGCCCCAAAGGCGACAAACGTATGGGAGCCAACCCGCATGCCAACGGCGGCAAGCTGAGGGTTCCCTTGAAGCTGCCGGAGTTTTCAAACTACGCCGTGGATGTGTCTGCTCCAGGCCAGGTCAAAGCGGAAGCTACCAGGACGCTCGGAAAATACGTGCGCGATATCTTTAAGGCAAATGCCGGTGCAAACAACTTCAGAATGTTCTCGCCGGATGAGAGCACATCCAACAGGATGGCGAGTGTGTTCGATGTGACCGAGCGCGCCTGGATGCAGCCAATAATCGAGAGCGATGAGTATCTTGCGCGAGATGGCCGCGTGATCGAAATACTCAGCGAACACTGCTGCCAGGGATGGCTGGAGTCATATCTGAAGACAGGCCGCTACGGCATATTCAACTGCTATGAAGCGTTCATCCCGATTGTGGAATCAATGATGAACCAGCATGCGAAATGGCTCAAAGATGCAAGCGAGACTCCATGGCGGGCGCCTATTGCATCTTTGAACTATCTGCTCACATCGCATGTCTGGCGGCAGGACCACAACGGTTACAGCCACCAGGTCCCCAGCTTTATCAGCAACGTGGCCACAAAGAGAGGCTCCATGGCGCGCATATATCTGCCGCCGGACGCCAACTCGCTGCTGGCTGTGATGGACAACTGCTTCAACTCGCTTGGCATGATCAACCTGGTAGTCTCCTGCAAGCAGCCGGAGCTTCAATGGCTGGATATCGACGAAGCGAAAGATCACTGTGAAAAAGGTATCGGTATTTGGGACTGGGCAAGCAATGACCAGGGAGAGCCGGATATCGTGCTGGCAGCCGCCGGTGATATACCCACCACTGAGATATTGGCTGCAGCCTGGCTGCTCGGACAGGAAGTGCCCGATATGAAGGTAAGGGTGGTCAACGTCGTCGATCTGTTCACCCTGATGACCCACAATGAGCACCCGCATGGGTTGGACGATCATGAGTTCAATCGCATCTTCACTTCGGACAAGCCGGTCATATTCTCGTTCCATGGTTATCCCAGCCTTGTTCACGAGCTGATACACCGTCATGCCAACCCGCATAGGTTCCATGTGCATGGATATATCGAGGAAGGCCGCACGACAACGCCTTTCGACATGCTTGTGCTGAACGAAAATGACCGATATCACTTGGCAATCGATGCGATCCAGCGCGTGCCCAGGTTCCGTCACAAAGCGGGCACTGCCGTCAGCCGGTTCAATAGTGAACTCAACAAGCACAAGTCCTACATTTATGAGAACGATGAGGATATGCCCGAGATTACCGATTGGAAGTGGAGTGACGAGCGCCCAAAACCGGTTGCGGCGGCGGTGAAACATACTGCAGGAGGCGAGTCGGATGAAAACACTGGATCCGAGCATGTTCAAAGCATATGA
- the tkt gene encoding transketolase: MQKDIDQLCINTIRFLSVDAVERANSGHPGMPMGAAAMAYVLWTKFLKHNPKDPMWIDRDRFVLSAGHGSMLLYSLLYLTGYDLPLEELEHFRQWGSKTAGHPEHQLIPGISITTGPLGQGFASGVGLAIAEANLAATYNKPDYKLIDHYTYAIVGDGDLMEGISSEAASIAGHLNLGKLIYLYDNNHITLSAATDMTFTEDVAKRFESYGWHVQNIDDGNDLDEVDSALRAAQAETQRPSLIIARTHIGYGSPHKQDTWHAHGSPLGQEEVKLTKENLGWPIDPPFIVPAEAVMHFREAVDTGREAETEWKKRFADYAKAFPDFAKEFEQRVQEILPDGWDKAIPDFPADPEGMATRVASGKTLDALAAKIPAIIGGSADLNPSTHTALPELGDFESPTDVPADKQGSVGPGWDYASRNLWFGIREHAMAAILNGLSEHGGFIPYGATFLVFSDYMKPAIRLAALMKAEVIYVFTHDSIALGEDGPTHEPVEHILALRAIPNMIVIRPADANETAQAWKVAVEHKDGPVALILTRQEVPTIDRSQYASADQLTKGAYILSDAPDGKPDIILIASGSEVSLVLEVQKKLASQEIQARVVSMPSWELFDQQPEEYRQAVLPPYIKARLAVEAGSPIGWNKYVGDGGAVFGVDRFGASAPGEVIMREYGFTVDNIWNIALEVLGQEKGEEICASV; the protein is encoded by the coding sequence ATGCAAAAAGATATCGACCAGTTGTGCATCAACACGATCAGGTTTCTCTCCGTCGATGCCGTCGAGCGTGCCAACAGCGGACATCCGGGCATGCCTATGGGCGCGGCGGCAATGGCATATGTTTTGTGGACGAAGTTTCTCAAGCACAATCCCAAAGATCCTATGTGGATAGACCGTGACAGGTTCGTGCTGTCCGCCGGACACGGCTCGATGCTGCTCTATAGCCTGCTCTATCTGACCGGTTATGACCTGCCGCTCGAAGAGCTGGAGCACTTCAGGCAATGGGGCAGCAAAACCGCCGGACACCCTGAGCACCAGTTGATCCCCGGCATATCCATCACCACCGGGCCGCTGGGCCAGGGGTTTGCAAGCGGTGTTGGCTTGGCAATAGCAGAGGCCAACCTTGCGGCAACCTATAACAAGCCTGATTATAAGCTGATTGACCACTACACATACGCGATTGTGGGCGATGGAGACCTCATGGAGGGCATATCCTCAGAAGCTGCCTCTATTGCAGGTCATCTTAACCTGGGCAAATTGATATATTTGTACGACAACAACCATATCACGCTGTCGGCTGCAACGGATATGACATTCACCGAAGATGTGGCAAAACGCTTCGAGTCATACGGATGGCACGTTCAGAACATCGACGACGGCAACGATCTGGATGAAGTCGATTCTGCTCTGCGCGCAGCTCAAGCAGAGACTCAGCGGCCTTCACTTATCATTGCAAGAACGCATATAGGTTATGGATCGCCGCACAAGCAGGACACATGGCATGCGCATGGTTCGCCTCTGGGACAGGAAGAGGTGAAACTGACCAAGGAAAATCTCGGATGGCCGATAGATCCGCCATTCATAGTTCCCGCCGAGGCAGTTATGCATTTCAGGGAAGCCGTGGACACGGGTAGAGAAGCGGAGACAGAATGGAAAAAACGCTTTGCTGATTATGCGAAGGCATTTCCTGATTTTGCGAAAGAGTTCGAGCAGAGAGTACAGGAGATTCTTCCCGACGGCTGGGACAAAGCCATCCCTGACTTTCCTGCAGACCCGGAGGGTATGGCCACACGGGTCGCTTCCGGCAAGACGCTGGATGCGCTGGCAGCAAAGATACCGGCCATAATCGGGGGCTCGGCAGACCTCAACCCATCCACTCATACGGCACTGCCTGAGCTTGGGGATTTTGAAAGTCCAACTGACGTTCCAGCAGATAAGCAGGGTTCCGTGGGTCCGGGATGGGATTATGCTTCCCGAAACCTCTGGTTCGGCATACGGGAACACGCCATGGCGGCCATTTTGAACGGGCTGTCCGAACATGGAGGTTTCATACCCTACGGCGCCACTTTCCTGGTGTTCTCAGACTATATGAAGCCCGCAATCAGACTGGCCGCGCTGATGAAGGCCGAAGTGATATATGTGTTCACGCACGACAGCATCGCACTCGGTGAAGACGGACCTACTCATGAGCCGGTTGAACACATACTCGCTCTGCGCGCAATTCCCAACATGATAGTTATCCGCCCTGCCGACGCCAATGAGACCGCCCAGGCATGGAAAGTCGCGGTCGAGCATAAGGACGGTCCGGTCGCACTGATCCTGACCCGGCAGGAAGTGCCTACTATCGACAGGAGTCAATACGCTTCGGCAGACCAGCTTACCAAAGGGGCATATATACTCTCTGATGCGCCGGATGGCAAACCCGATATCATACTGATTGCCTCCGGGTCGGAAGTGAGCCTGGTGTTGGAAGTGCAAAAGAAACTCGCAAGCCAGGAAATTCAGGCCAGAGTGGTATCCATGCCGAGTTGGGAACTCTTCGACCAGCAGCCCGAGGAATATCGCCAGGCAGTGCTGCCGCCGTATATCAAAGCCCGGCTTGCCGTGGAAGCCGGCAGCCCGATAGGCTGGAACAAGTATGTCGGAGACGGCGGAGCCGTATTTGGAGTCGACCGCTTCGGGGCATCTGCTCCCGGCGAGGTCATTATGCGCGAATACGGCTTTACCGTCGATAACATCTGGAACATCGCCCTGGAAGTGCTCGGCCAGGAGAAGGGAGAAGAGATATGCGCATCGGTGTAG
- a CDS encoding phosphomannomutase/phosphoglucomutase: MKTLDPSMFKAYDIRGIYPDQFDEDAAYRVARAYAQKMKPKLTVVGHDMRTSGPALLGPVMQGIMDEGGDVINIGLTTTPMYYYSVCVLDADAGIQITASHNPEQYNGVKLVGPKAIPAIDYVSNSELYDIANSGDFPKPSQTGKVRETLYMVDRYVSDVLAAGGLKDFGAMKLAVDDGNGMDGIVLPRLFMNTNCEVYPLFWNLDGRFPNHEANPLKEETLDSLKETVKNFRLQLGVAYDGDGDRAGFVDENGQRISGDIVTAILAKEMLKERPGATIIYDVRSSRAVPEEIEKAGGKPLMWKVGHAFIKAKMRETGAYFGGELSCHYYYDKFHITDNGDLTMLTMIRTLLGEGKTLSELAKPIMRYSHSPEINFQVTDIPGILAKVKSHYQDGKVTELDGLRVDYPDWWFNLRPSQTEPLLRLNVEADTQDNMRQKIEDIEGLIGAKGTS, from the coding sequence ATGAAAACACTGGATCCGAGCATGTTCAAAGCATATGACATAAGGGGCATATATCCAGACCAGTTCGATGAAGATGCCGCCTATCGTGTGGCACGCGCATATGCGCAGAAAATGAAGCCTAAACTCACAGTCGTGGGCCACGACATGCGCACCAGCGGCCCTGCATTGCTGGGACCCGTAATGCAGGGCATTATGGACGAAGGTGGCGACGTGATAAACATCGGACTCACGACTACGCCGATGTACTACTATTCAGTCTGCGTGCTCGATGCCGACGCGGGTATTCAAATTACGGCCTCGCATAACCCCGAGCAGTATAACGGCGTGAAACTGGTCGGACCGAAGGCAATACCGGCAATAGATTATGTGAGCAACTCGGAACTCTACGATATCGCAAACTCCGGGGACTTTCCAAAACCGTCTCAGACCGGCAAAGTTCGAGAAACATTATATATGGTGGACAGATACGTTAGCGACGTACTCGCTGCCGGTGGGCTCAAGGACTTCGGGGCGATGAAGCTGGCAGTCGATGACGGTAACGGCATGGACGGAATCGTGCTGCCGAGGCTGTTTATGAACACCAACTGCGAGGTCTATCCGCTCTTCTGGAACCTGGACGGTCGGTTCCCCAACCATGAGGCAAACCCGCTCAAAGAAGAGACTCTCGACAGCTTAAAAGAGACTGTAAAGAACTTCAGACTTCAATTGGGCGTTGCATATGACGGTGACGGAGACCGTGCGGGTTTTGTCGATGAAAATGGGCAGCGCATATCCGGTGATATAGTGACGGCTATTCTCGCCAAGGAGATGCTTAAGGAAAGACCCGGCGCGACAATCATATATGACGTTCGCAGTAGCCGTGCAGTCCCGGAAGAAATAGAAAAAGCCGGAGGCAAACCGCTTATGTGGAAGGTGGGTCATGCGTTCATCAAGGCGAAAATGCGCGAGACTGGCGCATATTTCGGAGGGGAACTGTCGTGTCACTACTACTACGACAAGTTCCATATCACCGACAACGGCGACCTGACAATGCTTACAATGATACGCACGCTGCTTGGCGAAGGCAAGACCCTATCTGAGCTTGCCAAGCCAATCATGCGTTATTCCCACAGCCCTGAGATCAACTTCCAGGTAACCGACATCCCCGGCATTCTCGCTAAGGTGAAATCTCACTATCAGGACGGGAAAGTGACCGAACTCGATGGGCTGAGGGTCGATTATCCCGACTGGTGGTTCAACCTGCGACCCAGCCAGACGGAGCCACTGTTGAGGCTCAACGTCGAGGCGGACACACAGGACAATATGCGCCAAAAAATAGAGGATATCGAAGGGCTGATCGGCGCAAAGGGCACATCCTGA
- a CDS encoding acetate/propionate family kinase, translating to MNSNKKLSILTLNAGSSSLKIALFEMDEPEFCMLTSEIDRIGLKASRFKVKGGDGATIVDQHMDIADHEAALQTFFHWFDSHPSSRPLDAIGHRVVFGGTKHSQPTAVDAKLIAALKELVPLDPEHLPAAIRTMDTVSRLYPDAAQVACFDTAFHRTMPPAAQTYAIPASYTQEGVIRYGFHGLSYEYIVYELAKLGEPDGRVIAAHLGSGASMAAIRDGKSIDTTMGFTPTAGLVMSTRSGDMDPGIITYMTQEKKLSSKVVSHILNEQSGLLGVSGSTSDMKELLDREKTDPDSALAVEMFCYVASKFIGAFAAALGGLDRLIFAGGIGENAPGIRKRICAGLGFLGIELDADANKANAPVISPDNGQVKVRVIKTDEELMIARHTKNIVEGGTK from the coding sequence GTGAACAGCAATAAAAAGTTATCGATATTGACACTTAACGCAGGCTCATCGAGCCTCAAGATAGCATTGTTTGAAATGGATGAGCCCGAGTTCTGTATGCTCACGTCTGAGATCGACCGGATCGGGCTGAAAGCAAGCAGGTTCAAGGTTAAAGGCGGCGATGGGGCAACAATTGTCGACCAGCATATGGATATAGCCGACCATGAAGCTGCGCTGCAGACGTTCTTCCACTGGTTCGACTCGCATCCCTCAAGCAGACCACTCGACGCAATCGGCCATAGAGTCGTCTTCGGAGGAACAAAACATAGCCAGCCGACTGCGGTAGATGCAAAACTGATTGCGGCGCTCAAAGAACTGGTCCCACTTGACCCCGAACATCTTCCGGCAGCTATTCGGACGATGGATACGGTGAGTCGTTTGTATCCCGATGCCGCGCAGGTTGCCTGCTTCGACACTGCGTTTCACAGGACGATGCCGCCGGCAGCCCAGACATACGCAATACCTGCATCTTATACTCAAGAAGGGGTCATCAGATACGGTTTCCATGGCCTGTCATATGAATATATAGTCTATGAGCTTGCAAAGCTGGGTGAGCCGGACGGCAGGGTCATAGCCGCCCACCTTGGCAGTGGAGCCAGCATGGCGGCCATACGCGACGGCAAAAGCATCGATACGACCATGGGCTTCACGCCGACTGCGGGGCTTGTTATGAGCACTCGATCCGGTGATATGGACCCGGGCATCATTACATACATGACCCAGGAAAAGAAACTGTCGTCTAAGGTAGTCAGCCATATACTCAACGAGCAGTCCGGCCTGCTTGGAGTGTCCGGCTCGACGTCGGACATGAAAGAATTATTGGATCGGGAGAAGACCGACCCGGACAGCGCATTGGCAGTCGAGATGTTCTGTTATGTCGCAAGCAAATTCATTGGGGCATTCGCCGCTGCGCTCGGGGGACTTGACCGTCTGATATTCGCCGGAGGGATCGGAGAAAACGCCCCTGGGATCAGAAAACGCATCTGCGCCGGATTGGGATTTCTGGGAATAGAGCTCGATGCGGACGCGAACAAAGCTAATGCGCCTGTTATATCGCCGGATAATGGGCAGGTGAAAGTGAGAGTCATAAAGACGGACGAAGAACTTATGATTGCAAGACACACCAAGAATATCGTTGAGGGAGGAACCAAATGA